The Methanomethylovorans hollandica DSM 15978 genome includes a region encoding these proteins:
- the grpE gene encoding nucleotide exchange factor GrpE, producing the protein MDEGLGNTEEMKPKTSDNDVKDDVSVTNDAPSLEDQLRMRDEEVAQIKDRLLRLTAEFDNFRKRTAREKEEFRKFASEELLLELVEVYDNFERALESAKNTDDVSSVVKGVEMVFKQFVSILEKEGLQKMECVGTEFNPHEHEAMMHIEHPDHEENTIVEVYRPGYYLHSRVLRPAAVTVSKLPELSLEDKDCK; encoded by the coding sequence ATGGACGAAGGATTGGGAAACACCGAAGAAATGAAACCCAAAACCAGTGATAATGATGTGAAGGATGATGTGTCAGTTACGAATGACGCGCCATCTTTGGAGGATCAGCTGCGTATGAGAGACGAAGAGGTAGCACAGATAAAGGACAGGCTCTTACGTCTGACCGCAGAGTTCGATAACTTCAGGAAACGCACAGCACGAGAAAAAGAAGAGTTCCGTAAATTTGCTTCAGAGGAGCTTCTTCTTGAACTTGTTGAAGTTTATGATAACTTTGAACGTGCCCTGGAATCTGCAAAGAACACAGATGATGTTAGCTCCGTAGTGAAAGGTGTGGAAATGGTCTTCAAGCAGTTCGTTTCCATCCTGGAGAAAGAAGGTCTTCAAAAGATGGAATGTGTGGGTACGGAATTCAATCCCCATGAACATGAGGCCATGATGCATATAGAGCATCCTGATCATGAAGAAAATACCATTGTAGAAGTATACAGACCTGGATATTATCTTCATTCCAGAGTGCTGAGGCCCGCTGCTGTGACTGTGTCAAAGCTTCCCGAACTGTCGCTGGAAGATAAGGATTGCAAGTAA